From a region of the Streptomyces venezuelae genome:
- a CDS encoding DUF6745 domain-containing protein, which yields MTDIDVWRAAAAATGPADRPAAEAGVRLAYRAAGLAEPERIVWADSPREAVRLLGADGPYGPAARGRGVREAVRSAPWAAERDRAQRRLGPQGWGRHWSATGGRLWENTERLAERVRTGLVEELTAGAAEPAAAERSLRLLLLDAVLGQHDAAWLCAFDTREGTPLHGLGVLARAAGWWWPYERVAVLCERPVELHRDEAGRLDRGDGPALAFPDGFSLYAWRGMPVPAGFLAGLDALTPQRIREEENAELRRVMLEFYGYDRYLRESEAAPVHRDETGVLWRIPMPDDEAVVMVEVVNSTPEPDGTSRTYWLRVPPGTRTAREGVAWTFGLGAEAYAPLRET from the coding sequence TTGACGGACATCGACGTGTGGAGGGCGGCCGCGGCGGCCACCGGGCCGGCCGACCGCCCGGCCGCGGAGGCGGGGGTGCGCCTCGCGTACCGGGCCGCCGGCCTGGCGGAGCCCGAGCGGATCGTCTGGGCGGACTCGCCCCGGGAGGCGGTGCGGCTGCTCGGCGCCGACGGGCCGTACGGGCCCGCCGCGCGCGGGCGCGGCGTACGGGAGGCGGTGCGCAGCGCGCCGTGGGCCGCCGAACGGGACCGGGCACAGCGGCGGCTCGGCCCGCAGGGCTGGGGGCGGCACTGGAGCGCGACAGGAGGCCGCCTGTGGGAGAACACGGAACGACTGGCGGAACGGGTCCGCACCGGGCTCGTCGAGGAGCTGACGGCCGGGGCCGCAGAACCCGCGGCCGCGGAGCGGTCACTGAGGCTGCTGCTCCTGGACGCGGTGCTCGGGCAGCACGACGCGGCCTGGCTGTGCGCCTTCGACACGCGGGAGGGCACGCCCCTGCACGGACTCGGCGTCCTGGCCCGCGCGGCCGGCTGGTGGTGGCCCTACGAGCGGGTGGCCGTGCTGTGCGAGCGCCCGGTGGAGCTGCACCGCGACGAGGCGGGCAGGCTGGACCGCGGAGACGGTCCGGCGCTGGCGTTCCCTGACGGGTTCTCGCTGTACGCGTGGCGGGGCATGCCGGTTCCGGCCGGCTTCCTGGCGGGACTGGACGCGCTGACCCCGCAGCGGATCCGGGAGGAGGAGAACGCCGAACTGCGCCGGGTGATGCTGGAGTTCTACGGGTACGACCGCTATCTGCGGGAGTCGGAAGCCGCGCCCGTGCACCGGGACGAGACGGGTGTCCTGTGGCGCATACCCATGCCGGACGACGAGGCCGTCGTGATGGTGGAGGTCGTCAACTCGACTCCGGAGCCGGACGGCACCAGCCGCACCTACTGGCTGCGGGTGC